The genomic region CCTATGTGCTTCTGACAGTTTCTGATTCTAGGCAGCTGTCTCACATTgcaaagaagagaataaagttaTGCACGCAGATTTCTCTAAATCAATGTGTGTGTGAACCTGCTTCCCCATCAGCACACATGAGGAGATTTTACAAATAACAAATGGCAGGGCTCCATCCAGATCCAGTGAACCAGAACCCCAATAGGAAACATTAAAGAATGTACATATTAAAACACATTCCTAGATGTCCCAGTCATGTTTATACATGACTAAGACTACTGGGTGTCTCACTCTTGCTTctaatttttctgtttgtaaatATCCTCCCATCACATCTGCTTCAATATTCTGTCTTTGACAGTCTTATCCATTCCTACTAAGGGAAATTTGTAATTTGctcatttccatatttttattttattttcaagccaGGGTCTcctcatgtagcccaggctggccttgaactcctggtccTCCagcttccaagtgctgagattataggtgagTGCCAACACATGTggctattaattaatttatttatgtagAGCAAAGCAGCGTCATTTTTTATCCTATTGCCCCCTTCTCttcagctatttatttttaattgacaactAATACTTGCACATATTTGTGGGATATAATGTGAtgttacatgtgtacatattgtaGAGTGACCAAATTAACTAAGCTTACTATCACATCCATCACCTCTAATACTTGCCATTTCTTTGtagtgaaaacatttaaatatttttgtgcttAGTAATTTGGAAATATACAGTGCTTTGAACCTATGCTTACAATGCTGGGCAATAGGTCACTAAAACGTATTCCTTGGGTCCAACTGAACTTTGTATCTTATGACATTCTTCAATTCTAGATCTCATGGAAGGTCAAAGCCATCTACCCCAACAAAGCACCCCCCCACACCATTTCTATAGTGAGCCTTGGCCCATTCCTTCATTTGTGAATCCAGTAATGGGTCTTAGGACATCACTGGTCTTATCCCCACCCAGTTATGCACTAAATGAAGTGTCTAACTATAACTGTGAGACTGGTGTGTCCTCAGTCCCTGCCCTCATGTTCTCCAAAGTTGAAATAGCAGAATAGGGTGAATGGTTAGATCaggtcttctccttcttctccccttttcctcctcctcctcctcttcctcttttctttcttcttctcttcctccttctccttctttcccttgtatgtcttcttcatcttctgtctttctctttttctctccccctccctctttccttgttCCTCTCTCTTATTGTGGTGCTCAGGCTCAAACTTAAGGTCTTACAGATGCTGGATAAGAAGGGATTTATCACTGAGATACATTTACCAGACCACATATTTTTTGATGACTGCAACTCAAGGAGTTCTGGCTCTTAGGTTCTGAGATAGACAGTCCTAGGTTAGAAAGCTGGCAAGAAATTTATTAAGCTTTTAAGAGATTTAAAAGATTTACATACAGTTTAGAGAGAGAATTTAtaagttttctaaagtaaatgctcTAAGCTAAGGGGCAGGGAGCAGCCTCactcttgtcttttttatttggATTAGCTTTTAAACCTGCCacccctctcccttctctttttgtctctcATATTCTCCAGTACTTCACTTTCCTAAATCCATGTCTATCCACCTGCCATTTAGTCAGTCTCCTTACTCTGTGGTCTCCTTGCCTCTATTCTCTCTGCCATTTCTCATCTCTCAATAGAAGTTAAGTATCAATTCTTGCATGGTAACTCCTGAGGCCAGGTGAGAGAAAGAGGATTTTCACTGCCAGAAGGAAGGTTAGGCTAGTGTTAAAGGTCTTGTCTCTGTGTTTTGGAAGATAAAGGTTTATTTCATCATGCATGCTGTGGGGATACCAGGTgaatagtttgtttgtttgtttgttctcagGGTCATGGCCATGGAGCTCTGGAATCACACCTTCCTGTCAAACTTCATCCTTACAGGCCTGTTCAGCTATTCACCATctgatttatttctgtttatcCTGGTCCTTCTGGCTTCTGTGGCCACCCTGGCTGGCAacatcctcttcctcctgctcatCCATGCTGACAGGCGCCTGCACACcccaatgtacttcttcctcagccAGCTCTCCATCATGGACTTGACCCTGATGTGCACAGTGGTGCCTAAGATGGCAGCCAACTTTCTCTCAGGCCATAAGTTCATCTCCTGGGGAGGCTGTGCAGCCCAGATCTTTCTAGTGGTCATGGTAGCAGGAGCAGAGTGTTTTCTCTTGGCAGTTATGGCCTATGACCGGTACATGGCAGTTTGCTACCCTCTGAGGTACCCTGTGCTCATGAACTGGAAGACCTGCTTTCTTCTGGTCTTGGCATCCTGGGGGGGTGGGATGGCTGACAGTGTGATTGATGTGACTATGGTCTTCAGCTTCCCCTACTGTGCCTCTGTAGAGGTGGACCACTTCTTCTGTGAGGTCCCTGCCCTGTTGCGCCTCTCCTGTGCTGACACCTCCCTCTTTGAGGACCTCCTCTATGTATGCTGTGTGGTCATGCTGCTGCTGCCCCTTGGGGTCATTGTGACTTCCTATGCCAAGGTCCTCACAGCTGTCATCAGGATGCACTCCACTGAGGGGAAACAGAAGGCTCTGACCACTTGTTCCTCCCACCTGACTGTGGTGGGTCTCTACTATGGGGGAGCCATATTTATCTACATGCAGCGGTCTTCAACTAGGACACCAGCAGGCAACAGGGCCACCTCCATCTTCTATACTATCGTCACTCCTATTCTCAATCCACTCATTTATAGCCTAAGAAATAGAGAGGTAACTAGGACCCTGAGGAAGATGAAGGGGAGGTGGGGAGTATAGACATCCTTCACACAcctgtttcttccttcttcacTTGATCTGTTCCTTACTCTGTCCAGGTCCCCTTGTCATTCTCATTCCTCTCTCTGCCTACACTGGGACACTCTGACTAGTTAGGGCATGCTGTGAGCTGAGTAATCTGCAGCTTTGGACAAAAATCAATAGTTATTGGATAGTACTTGATTAGCTTCACAATGAATCTTCCTCACACCAAGCACCACCATTTTTAAGAATAGAAGCCATTGTAAATTTAAGAAACTGAAGACACCTTGTTTACATTCTCTGTAGATCTGATAGGCAAATCCTTTCTTCTGCATTACCTGTTAAAATTGAGCCAAGAGTGGGAACCAATTCAGATTCTATTTGCATACTAAGCTGGTGCACATATGTCAAAATATATaggagctgtgtgaccttgggcaagattAATCCTCTATGGACTTGACTATTCACCTGTAAACATTGGTAAAGTTAAATCTGATATTTCTTGGTGTTCACGAATTACTGTGTATCTAAGCATCTATGTACTTAAGAAATTTGAAGATTTTCCTGTCTTCTTACAattgtactttattttgttttccttttaaaagtgttGTACCatctgggcatcagtggctcatgcttgtaatcctaactacttgggatgctgattttgggaggatcacagttagaggccagatGGGTAAAGAGTTGGAGAgaagtatttttgaaaataatctgggcaaaatggactggaagttgTAAAGTGCATGCTTGGCAAGCTGTTCTTTTgtaagaacaaagccctgagttcaaatcccagtcccaccaaaaccaaacaacaacaacaaaaaagatggaGTACCACCAAATGGCCCAGACTAGCCCTGGGCTCAAGGGATCCTTTCTAATAGCTGATACTGATACTTTTTAGTGGGATTGTGTGGCATGGAAACAGTGGAAATGAGACCAAGACACATATTATGAACAAGGCAGGCAAATCTTTATTGAGCTGTCTGACTTCAATTGGAGTCAAAGGGAGACAGCAGTGATCAAGGGAGAATCAGGCTGCTGGTTGCTGAACAAAAGAGAACAGCAAGCTTTTATTGAGTTTTCCTGGCAGGGGGTGAAATCTTGGTAATAGTTTGTTCATCATGGGAATGTTTTCAAAAGATATTTGCCTTCTTGTGTGCAACTACCTTGGCCTTACATTCGGTTGGCTAACAGATGGTCAGTTCAGTCCAGGAACTGCTGTGTTAAAGGTGATATTgttattttgtataaataaatttcttcttatttatttatttatttatttattttgtggtaccgAGGCTTGAAGTACAACTTGAGCCACCACCagttctttttgtgatgggtattttcgagataagtgtcttgtgaactgtttgcccaggctggctgtcagcagtgatcctcctgatctctgcctcctgagtagccaggattgcagatgagagccactggcacccagctgaaaaTCCAGATTCTTATATCCTACATGGATGCATCCAGGCAGGTAGACATAATGAGGGTGatgataaaagtttattaaaggttagggaaaAAATTGCAAAGAGCCATGAAGGGCCAGGTGTgagatggaagcagagagaggactTTCAGTTACAAAAGTGTTAGGTTGCAGTAACCTGCTGGAGGGGTAAATCCTGAGCTGCTCTCCATcaccaataatcagtgagtggggaggggtttgTTTGGTCCCAGGGTAAGATGTGAACAATTTGCAGATATTtgcaattaaaaagaaagcagagacagagagagagagggagagagagagagagagagagggagagagagagagagagaattatgttTAATCTGAAATACAGTGTTAAACCACTTATGTTTTAAGAGTCCCAGATTTGGTTGGCTGTCCAAATATGTTGTGATTGCTGGTAAGTAGAAAATCTAGATTATTATGTAAGAACAATGCAATCAGATATCTATTAGATCTCGAAAAAGTCTGTGTTTTCAACAAATaatcttttaaagtttttgcaAAGATACCATTACCAAAAAACTGGTCCCTGGTCTCAGTGCCAGTTTATCATTTACCaataatgagagcagggttttgaggaaaaggaaatgaagtttGTTATTTGTCAGATGAAGCAGAGAACAGAGAGAGTTAACCTCTCAAAGCTCTGTcctcccacttctgagagaaatgagaaaatgccCATCTTTGAATAGAGTGTTCGGGGGTTCAGCTCGATTGTGTGTCCAGATGGCCGCTGGCCTTGATTCTCCAGACGTCTGGTACCACTTCTCTGAAGCTGTACGTCTTGGCTGGCAGGTTTACTGCTCGGGTGGTCAGTAAGAGATCAGAGGGAGAGAGCTGCCTGGTCTAATTGAAGAGCAAAGAACTTAATCTTGGATTCTCCAGCTTGTAAACAAAGAGGGAGAGAATGTTAAGTTAATCCACATGTCCAAGTCCAGTAAACTGGCCAGCACGCATGCTGGCTatacaaaaagttttttttttttcttttgtggtcctagttacattttccccactgtcaatttattccttccatttctatggaaaatagCTCTGCAATAATCCGTtttctgcctttagttaattcctgggcccaagtaaggagtcaatgctcctcagcaaaagcaacttttaAGCCCCTATTAGAAGACATAGGCACCTGTTATAAGAATTCATCTATTAGAGGTATTATCTGTGTGGCAGCTTGTGTCAGCTAACAATGCATTGCTCTGGCCTTTCGTAATCCAGGGTTTTATGACAAAACTGTTGAAAAAgtacaaagatgaaaatagaacaaaacttaCCATGTTTTTAATGTGTAACAGGTTAAGGGCCCAGAGTTTACTTATCCCCTTGGGTTAGTCCCTATTTCAGGATTACAGGCAAGGCACgtgtcaccatgtctggctttgtaccttatttttctttgttattatcttttttctttctttctttttttgctgtgtttgggatcaaatccagggcctcatgcatgctaggcaagtgctctacccgtgaactacactcccagcctgGGCTTGTGCTTAAACACAAATATCAAGGtgtgtaaaatttcaaaatagccagatgatatttatttgtttatttgaagcTTTCTGGAGGTATAGTTGACAATTGTATAAGTTTAAGATATCCAAAGTGATGTACACATTGTGAAACAATCAC from Castor canadensis chromosome 16, mCasCan1.hap1v2, whole genome shotgun sequence harbors:
- the LOC109679414 gene encoding olfactory receptor 2M3-like, producing the protein MAMELWNHTFLSNFILTGLFSYSPSDLFLFILVLLASVATLAGNILFLLLIHADRRLHTPMYFFLSQLSIMDLTLMCTVVPKMAANFLSGHKFISWGGCAAQIFLVVMVAGAECFLLAVMAYDRYMAVCYPLRYPVLMNWKTCFLLVLASWGGGMADSVIDVTMVFSFPYCASVEVDHFFCEVPALLRLSCADTSLFEDLLYVCCVVMLLLPLGVIVTSYAKVLTAVIRMHSTEGKQKALTTCSSHLTVVGLYYGGAIFIYMQRSSTRTPAGNRATSIFYTIVTPILNPLIYSLRNREVTRTLRKMKGRWGV